The Bacteroidota bacterium genomic interval ATGGTAAGGGTACGGAAGTACTCCCGCTTGTTCCCCTCACAGTCTATGTACTCAATCAGTACCAGATAGGCACCCTCGGGCACATCGGCACCGTTGCTTAGCCCACGCCAGGGCGTGCTCCCCTCGTGCACCAGGGTACCCCAGCGGTCGAATACCTTCATCCTATACTGCGAGATATCTACCGCATTGGAGGGATACTCATCGTTCATGCCGTCGTTATTGGGCGTGAAGACGTTGCCCCAGTAGCTGGGCGAAATCTGGAAGGGCTTGGGCTCAGTCAGCTGCACCCGTTCCTCGCGGGTGTTGCCGCACTTGTCGGCCACTGTCAGGGTATACAGGCCGGCCTCTTGCACCGTCAGGGTATAGGTGGTGCCCACGGTCTCCCCATCCTCGTTCTTCCACGCATAGCCATAGGGGTTGCCTACCTGCTCGGGCAGCGGGTATGCCAGGCCGATCTGCTTGGGCGAACCAGGGCAAATGAAGCCACTGGTGGGCATCTCCAGCGCAGGCACGGCCTGTGGGTAGCTTAGCACCTTCTCGTCGGCGGTGTATTCGTTGCACACGCGGTTGATGCGTAGCTGGTAGTTACCCGGCTGGTTGGTGGTAAGGATGCGGTCTTCGCTCACCAGGTCGCCCTCGCGGTACCAGCGGTACTTGTACGCGGCGGCATAGGCATCCTGGCCCTCCGGTCCTACCAGTTGGTAGGATTCGCCTACGCAGATCACGTCATCCGGCCCCAGGCTAAACGGTGGGGGGGTGGCGGGCAGGTACTCCACCGTGTTCTCTACCGGGGCGGCGCAGCCATTGCTTACGGTGAGCGAGTAGCGGCCGGGCTTGTCTACCGTTACGGTGCGTAGTGCCCCTACCGAGGCTCCATTCAGCTTCCAGGTGTAGATGTAGCCGGCGCCGGTGGGCCCGCTGATGGTGTAGCTGTCTGTGCCGCACAGGGGTACGTCTACCCCCAGGTCAAAGCCCGGGATGGTGTTCTCGGTCAGCTTGATGTCGTCCTCGCGCTGTAGGCCGCAGCCGTTTCGTACCACGATGCGGTACTCGCCCGGGCCTGCCAGATAGGTGCGTGTGTCGGCCAGCCGCTCGCCGGTCAGCTTGTTGGTCCACTCGTACTGGAAGCCAGCACCCACTGGCACACTCTTCGTTGGGTCTATCATGTTATCTCCAATGATTCGCTTGGCATCCGCACACAGGATGTCATCCGGCCCAAGGTCAAACTCCGGTATGGGGCTAGGGCCAAATACCCGGATCACCTGGGTGAACACGCCGCAGGCATTGGTAAGGGTCAGCTGGTAGTTGCCCCACCTGTTGGTGGTGAATACCTGGCTGGTAGACAGTGGTGCGGGGTTACCCACGCGGATCCAGCTGTAGAGAGCCCCAGCTGCTGCGGGCGCAGTCAGCGTAGCTACATCGGCCGTGTTTTCTGCGCACAGCAGCACATCTGGTATAGCTAGCACGGGCACAGGTTGGGGCAGTAGGGTTACGGTTACGCTGCCGCTACCCGTAGAGCCACAGCCATTGTTTACTTCCAGCTGGTAGGTTCCGGGCTGGTTTACATCTATAAAGCCGGGGTTAGACGAAAAAATCGTGCCATCCCGGCGCCAGGTATGGGCCGGCGGGCCAGGCACATTCCAGTAGGGGGAAAAAATCCGGACGGTTTGACCCTGGCACAGGCTGCGCGGATCGCCCAGCAGCAGCACTGCTGGCACAGGGGTCGGGGGTACCAAGACAAAGGGAACCCGCTTGGCATTACAGCCATTGCGCAGGGTGAGCGAGTAGGTGCCGGGTTCATCCACCTCCAGCCTTCGCTCAGTGCCTATTATCGTCGGGTCAGGGTCCTTGCGCCACTCGTACTGATAAGACACGTCGGGACCTATCAGGTCCTTAGCCGTTAGCTCGCAGAGCGTGCCACCCGGCGGATCGGGCGTGATGGCAAAATCACCAATCCGCTTCTCATTCGCAAACTCGACGACCACCTGGCCAGACACCGTGGCACCGCAGCCATTGGTTACCTCCAGGCGATAGAGACCTCCCTGGTTTTTCACCTCCAGCTCGCGTGTGGTTATGCCAGTAAATTCTCCGTCCCTGTACCAGCGGTAGGCATAGTCGGGGCTTTCGGGGCCAGATAGTATCCGCTTTTCATCCAGGCACAGGCGGCTTGTTTCGCCCAGGCTAGGGGGCGTAAAGGGCTCGGGGTCCTTCAGCTCGATAGAATCCAGGCCTAGCAGGCCACATGGATTTCGCACTTCCAGGTAGAACTTACCTTTTCCGGTAGCGGTATAGTCCTTGGTGGTGGCTACCTGGTTGGCCAGCGTGTTGCTACCCGCCCGCCAGCTGTAGGTAAGGTCGGTACCCGTGGGTCCTATCAGGGTGCGTTTCAGGTCGGGGCATAGCGGCAGAAACGCGGGAATATCAAATACATACTTCTGATAGCCCGGGAAAAAGTTGGGTAGGCCCTGCACACTCTCGGTACCTGCGGGCAGCACAATGGCATTCCGCTGAAACTGGAAGGCCGGGGTGCCCACACGTGCATCGGGGGTATTGATGCGGTGTACGGTGCCGCCCGACTGGGCCACATAGATGCGCCCGTCGGGCCCCAGCTGCAGGTCACCATATTTATTCAGGGCTGTACCGGGCTCGCCAAACTCCCGCTGGGATGCCAGCAGGTTGGTAGCAGTCAGGTCATACTGCCGGATGGGCAGGGGGCTTTCGGTAGTGGTGTACAGGTACTGTCCATTGGGCGAAAACACGGCTCCGTAAGGGGTTTGGCCCGTCAGCACGATGTTCCGGGGGGTAGCTAGCAGGCCTGTCGTGTTGTTGAAATCGAAGATATTGATGACTCCGTCGCCAAAGAGGCAGTTCACCACACGGGTATACTGAAAGTTGCTGCGCAGCACGCCCGCCTCGGCAGCGGTTACTACATCGCCCCGGCTGCTTATGCTGCCTATGGCCTGTGTGCCCTGTGGGCCCAGGCCAGTCTTGGTGAGCAGGTAGCGTACAAATACGTTGCTATTCCGGCGGTGGCCAAGTATCCACACATCCTCGCCATTGGCGTGCGGGATGGCGGTCAGTTTTTCCTCGCACCCATCCGTTATCTGCGTGCGGGGCACCACCATGCTTACGGCACCGGTAGTCATATTCTGCTCGAAAACAGCATAGTACAGGCGGCCCAGGGTGCCGGGCTGATACAGGCCCACCTCGGCGGTGAACAGGTAGTAGCGGTTGCAGCTCAGCGGCTGCCGCACCACCACGGCCGACTGCGTGGAAGAGCCATGCCCGCCCAGCTCCACAGCACCCGCTATGGGCTGGTTATCGCGGTTCCAGGCACGATCCCCGTCGGAGTAGAAAAGCAAATTGCCCTCGGCATCATAGGCCGCAGCACAGCCCTCCAGCGTGTTCATTTGGCTGCCCCCTGCAGGAGCCGGATTGGCCAGATCGGCAAACGAAATGCCAGCGTTCTGGCCAAAATACCACACCTTTTGGGCATGGCTACTGGTAAAAAGAACAAGAAGTGCGAAGAAGAGCCAAAGACGTTTCGATTTCATAACCTGGAAATTAACATTGCCATACCTGCGTGCACTGGCAAGCCACCATACACACAGGACGTCATAAATTTACACTGTGTACCAGTAGTTAACTACAGCCCATGTCCCAAATGGGCAGAATATAGGCTGAACTGTTATTTTCGATGCGCGAGTCGTCTTTCAACCTGGTGCGAAAGAGCCGGAAACCCATTTTCTCACATCTTGGCAAATGAATTTTTGTAGCTATGTGCCATTTTTTTTAGTAAAAAGAGGTAAATCGTAACGGTATAGGATCCTATTCACGTACTACAGGACATGAACCCAAAAACCGGGATTATACAGGGCAAACATGGCCCCATAGCCACAAGT includes:
- a CDS encoding gliding motility-associated C-terminal domain-containing protein, which gives rise to MKSKRLWLFFALLVLFTSSHAQKVWYFGQNAGISFADLANPAPAGGSQMNTLEGCAAAYDAEGNLLFYSDGDRAWNRDNQPIAGAVELGGHGSSTQSAVVVRQPLSCNRYYLFTAEVGLYQPGTLGRLYYAVFEQNMTTGAVSMVVPRTQITDGCEEKLTAIPHANGEDVWILGHRRNSNVFVRYLLTKTGLGPQGTQAIGSISSRGDVVTAAEAGVLRSNFQYTRVVNCLFGDGVINIFDFNNTTGLLATPRNIVLTGQTPYGAVFSPNGQYLYTTTESPLPIRQYDLTATNLLASQREFGEPGTALNKYGDLQLGPDGRIYVAQSGGTVHRINTPDARVGTPAFQFQRNAIVLPAGTESVQGLPNFFPGYQKYVFDIPAFLPLCPDLKRTLIGPTGTDLTYSWRAGSNTLANQVATTKDYTATGKGKFYLEVRNPCGLLGLDSIELKDPEPFTPPSLGETSRLCLDEKRILSGPESPDYAYRWYRDGEFTGITTRELEVKNQGGLYRLEVTNGCGATVSGQVVVEFANEKRIGDFAITPDPPGGTLCELTAKDLIGPDVSYQYEWRKDPDPTIIGTERRLEVDEPGTYSLTLRNGCNAKRVPFVLVPPTPVPAVLLLGDPRSLCQGQTVRIFSPYWNVPGPPAHTWRRDGTIFSSNPGFIDVNQPGTYQLEVNNGCGSTGSGSVTVTLLPQPVPVLAIPDVLLCAENTADVATLTAPAAAGALYSWIRVGNPAPLSTSQVFTTNRWGNYQLTLTNACGVFTQVIRVFGPSPIPEFDLGPDDILCADAKRIIGDNMIDPTKSVPVGAGFQYEWTNKLTGERLADTRTYLAGPGEYRIVVRNGCGLQREDDIKLTENTIPGFDLGVDVPLCGTDSYTISGPTGAGYIYTWKLNGASVGALRTVTVDKPGRYSLTVSNGCAAPVENTVEYLPATPPPFSLGPDDVICVGESYQLVGPEGQDAYAAAYKYRWYREGDLVSEDRILTTNQPGNYQLRINRVCNEYTADEKVLSYPQAVPALEMPTSGFICPGSPKQIGLAYPLPEQVGNPYGYAWKNEDGETVGTTYTLTVQEAGLYTLTVADKCGNTREERVQLTEPKPFQISPSYWGNVFTPNNDGMNDEYPSNAVDISQYRMKVFDRWGTLVHEGSTPWRGLSNGADVPEGAYLVLIEYIDCEGNKREYFRTLTIVR